CATAAATGGATCCTATGTTACCCAAACTACAAATTTCACCTATACAACAATAAATGTTATTGAAGACAATACCAATCAAAATAATTATTTTGAAATAAACTCTGCATTATTGAATCGAGGGATCTCTAATCCTAAAGTTTATTACATTCTTTCTGCTCAAAATGATAATGGTAATACTACGTTTGAGTATGAACTTGATGAAGATGGTTATCCTACTAAAATAGAGAGTTTCAATAACGGAGAACTATCTATACAGTATTATTATTCTTACGAATAGATTATGATATAAAATTAGAAAAGCCTTCTCGATTGAGAAGGCTTTTTCGTTTCTAAAACAATTCGTCACACTCATTTTACAATTCAGTAGGTTTTTTTATGAAAGGTATGTAGCGTAGTGCAATTTTGTGCTATCAAAAACAACCAGCATGATAAAATCAGTACTTACATTCCTTATTCTTTTTACGGTAACTACTATTACAGCTCAAACGACTATAAAGGGTAAAGTAACCGATAGTAAAGGCGATCCTATTATAGCTGCCAATATTTATATTGATGGAACGTACGACGGAACGACTTCGGCTAAAGATGGTACTTTCTCTTTTACCACTACTACAAAAGGGTCACAAATACTCGTTATTTCATTTTTATCGTTTGAAGAAGTACGACAACATATTGTAATAGAAAACTACAAAACACAAACGTTTAAACTCCGTGAAGATGTAAATACACTCGATGCCGTCGTGATATCAGCAGGTACATTTTCGGCAGGCGATAATACCAAAGTTACTGCTTTAAAACCGCTAGATATTGTTACTACAGCAGGTAGCGCAGGCGATATTATTGCTGCATTACAAACATTGCCAGGTACACAAACCGTTGGCGAAAGCGGGAGGCTCTTTGTACGTGGTGGCGAGGCTGATGAAACCCAAACCTTTGTAGATGGTATTCGGGTAGCACAACCGTATGGCGCAGCAGCCAATAACTTGCCTACACGTGGTAGGTTTTCGCCATTTTTGTTTAAAGGGATGACGTTTTCTACAGGTGGATATTCAGCAGAATACGGCGAAGCACTATCGAGTATATTACTATTAAATACTATTGATGAACCTGTACAGGAGCAAACCGATATATCGTTAATGACGGTAGGGCTTGGTTTAGGTAATACACAAAAATGGAATAAAAGCTCGCTTAGTTTTAACATGGCATACGTTAATTTAGAACCCTATCAGGATTTAATCCCTCAAAATGTTACCTGGAACAAGCCGTACCAATCGTTATCTGGAGAAACGGTGTACCGATACAAATTTGCTAATGGTTTGTTTAAAGCGTATGCCGCTTTTGATCATGCTGATTTTAGTTTGAACCAAAACGATATTAATACCCTCCAACCCGTTCGTACAGGTATCGATAATAGTAATTTGTATGTTAATACGTCCTACAAAGGTATTTTGGGTAACTATTGGTCGGTACACACAGGGCTTAGCTACGGTTATGGGCACAACGATATAGGACTTAATGCGAATAGTGTTACCAATGCCGAACACAGTTCGCACATGAAACTAAAATTGAAAAAGAAATTCACCAACCGATTTAAGTTAGCTTTTGGTGCAGATTATTTTATTACCGATTTTAATGAAGACTATAACGAGCCAACGGGCTTTATGTACCTTAGCGGGTATTATAACTCGATAGGTGCATTGTATGCTGAAGCAGATATTTTCTTTTCGAAAGATTTAGCGCTAAAAGCAGGGCTCAGAAGTTCGTATTCAAGTATTGTAAACGATGCAACTATCGAGCCTAGAACTGCTTTAGCCTATAAGGTAGGGGAGAAAGGGCAGTTTTCGTTAGCATATGGTGATTTCTACCAAACGCCAAGGCAGGACTATTTAAAATACTTTAAAAATTTTGAATACGAAAAAACAGCCCACTACATTTTAAATTATATGTACAACTACAATGGATGTACGTTTAGAGCAGAAGGTTATTATAAAGATTACGATGATTTGGTTAAGTTTAATACCAATATGCCTCAATTTAATACAACTTTTAATAATAACGGTAATGGCTTTGCAAAGGGGCTCGATTTGTTTTGGAGGGACAATAAAACCCTTAAAAACCTAGAATATTGGGTATCATATTCCTACATAGATAGTGAACGGTATTACAGGAATTACGAAACATCAGTAACGCCGTCCTACATCGCAACACACAATTTTT
The Flavobacterium litorale genome window above contains:
- a CDS encoding TonB-dependent receptor, giving the protein MKSVLTFLILFTVTTITAQTTIKGKVTDSKGDPIIAANIYIDGTYDGTTSAKDGTFSFTTTTKGSQILVISFLSFEEVRQHIVIENYKTQTFKLREDVNTLDAVVISAGTFSAGDNTKVTALKPLDIVTTAGSAGDIIAALQTLPGTQTVGESGRLFVRGGEADETQTFVDGIRVAQPYGAAANNLPTRGRFSPFLFKGMTFSTGGYSAEYGEALSSILLLNTIDEPVQEQTDISLMTVGLGLGNTQKWNKSSLSFNMAYVNLEPYQDLIPQNVTWNKPYQSLSGETVYRYKFANGLFKAYAAFDHADFSLNQNDINTLQPVRTGIDNSNLYVNTSYKGILGNYWSVHTGLSYGYGHNDIGLNANSVTNAEHSSHMKLKLKKKFTNRFKLAFGADYFITDFNEDYNEPTGFMYLSGYYNSIGALYAEADIFFSKDLALKAGLRSSYSSIVNDATIEPRTALAYKVGEKGQFSLAYGDFYQTPRQDYLKYFKNFEYEKTAHYILNYMYNYNGCTFRAEGYYKDYDDLVKFNTNMPQFNTTFNNNGNGFAKGLDLFWRDNKTLKNLEYWVSYSYIDSERYYRNYETSVTPSYIATHNFSVVTKYWIESLKSQVGITHSFNSGRPFDNPNEVAFMNGKTKNFNNLSISWAWLLSQQKIVYFSISNVTGNDNVFGYNYANTPNTNGQFAREAIRQPADRFFFVGFFWTISTDKKTNQLENL